In one Burkholderiales bacterium GJ-E10 genomic region, the following are encoded:
- a CDS encoding ubiquinol-cytochrome c reductase iron-sulfur subunit yields the protein MSNNTNNSTTAPPPPGPDVERRTAVVATAIVGGAGVAALAVPYVASWGPTDGAKAAGAPVDVDISGIPPGTMRIVKWRGKPVWILHRTPEMIRVLHQDTAALADPDSKRQNYPTPPYVMKDPALRSIRPDFLVVIGICTHLGCSPNGPFPAGVKAALGPWPGFLCPCHGSTFDLAGRVFKNKPAADNLAVPPYRFLDEHTIRIGEAPVHA from the coding sequence ATGTCGAACAACACCAACAACAGCACGACCGCTCCGCCGCCCCCGGGTCCGGACGTCGAACGCCGCACCGCGGTGGTGGCCACTGCCATCGTCGGCGGGGCGGGAGTCGCTGCGCTTGCGGTGCCCTATGTCGCGTCCTGGGGGCCGACCGACGGCGCCAAGGCGGCCGGCGCGCCCGTCGACGTCGACATTTCCGGGATTCCGCCCGGGACGATGCGCATCGTCAAGTGGCGGGGCAAGCCGGTATGGATCCTGCACCGCACCCCGGAGATGATCCGGGTTCTGCACCAGGACACCGCCGCGCTCGCCGATCCGGATTCCAAGCGCCAGAACTACCCCACGCCGCCATACGTGATGAAGGATCCGGCGCTGCGCTCGATCCGGCCGGACTTCCTGGTCGTGATCGGCATCTGCACGCACCTGGGCTGCTCGCCCAACGGACCGTTCCCCGCCGGCGTGAAGGCGGCGTTGGGGCCGTGGCCGGGATTCCTGTGCCCTTGCCATGGCTCCACGTTCGATCTGGCCGGGCGGGTGTTCAAGAACAAGCCCGCGGCGGACAACCTCGCGGTGCCCCCCTACCGGTTCCTCGACGAGCACACGATCCGCATCGGCGAAGCGCCGGTGCACGCCTAG
- a CDS encoding cytochrome c family protein, with protein sequence METKMTRNLPRVASLLTGIALAVTSTFAVVANANELDDANTKALAQELAPARAQHLAVTWCSACHGPGGRSVNPIFPNLAGQQKDYIVNQLINFHNLNQWETWQAKDVTHEGYVEMWFKDITGWRKPYTGYVHSNDYKSERTPRNEEKAWDFMKGVARDLDQPTMNALAEFFSKQTPAAPATGEVNGNVAHGQALFLNGDAAKGLLPCQMCHGPTAGGQGSIPRLASQHADYVYQQLLAIRSGQRQIDQMAALVANLSNQDFKDVAAYVQSLK encoded by the coding sequence ATGGAGACGAAGATGACGCGGAACTTGCCGCGAGTGGCCAGCCTCCTCACCGGGATCGCGCTGGCGGTGACCTCGACGTTCGCCGTGGTGGCGAACGCCAACGAACTGGATGACGCCAACACCAAGGCCCTGGCCCAGGAGCTCGCGCCGGCGCGCGCACAGCATCTGGCCGTGACCTGGTGTTCCGCCTGCCACGGCCCCGGGGGGCGATCGGTGAACCCGATTTTCCCGAATCTGGCCGGACAGCAGAAGGACTACATCGTCAACCAGCTGATCAACTTCCACAACCTCAACCAGTGGGAAACGTGGCAGGCCAAGGACGTCACCCACGAGGGCTACGTCGAGATGTGGTTCAAGGACATCACCGGCTGGCGCAAGCCCTACACGGGATACGTGCATTCGAACGACTACAAGTCCGAGCGCACCCCGCGTAACGAAGAGAAGGCCTGGGACTTCATGAAGGGCGTGGCCCGCGATCTGGATCAACCGACCATGAACGCGCTGGCCGAGTTCTTCTCGAAGCAGACTCCGGCCGCTCCGGCCACCGGGGAAGTCAACGGCAACGTTGCCCACGGCCAGGCGCTGTTCCTGAACGGCGATGCCGCCAAGGGCCTGCTGCCCTGCCAGATGTGCCACGGCCCGACCGCCGGCGGACAGGGGTCCATCCCCCGTCTGGCCAGCCAGCATGCCGACTACGTCTATCAGCAGCTGCTCGCGATTCGTTCGGGACAGCGGCAGATCGACCAGATGGCGGCCCTGGTTGCCAACCTGAGCAATCAGGACTTCAAGGATGTGGCGGCCTACGTCCAGTCCCTGAAGTAA
- a CDS encoding putative high molecular mass cytochrome c (Precursor) produces MTLIRYARWLAAGLLAGAAYLGLTAPAQAIPLFARQTGHNCAACHISYPELTAYGREFKLNGYTFGEAQPIPLAFAMMGEYDTMPSVKSGAGASSAGLNHAQFVQYSVFFGGRITDNLGVFGQMSGSGAGMPGTSSFSPTVDNTEARYVHRFTNSGSLEPEAVLGVYVNNDYTMQDVWNAVPAWRFPWFPYSNYPSPLVGPGIPGTFLDNFSVPGATVGIGTYLWWHKTIYAEFALRRNTNGALSEFNWGNGANPGGLATTASTNPNNVGGFQGEAVDNYAPYYRIAYSHDWGYNSVEAGLFGTDARTCVIQVTGSNAAFGSSTCSTGATPNAFNYYRDIGIDSQYQYNKGEPWVYTASGSYIIEHSNQIANGFGDSTLKEFNVRGTAYYNRQYGLTVGWTDFTGQSSGGAYQFNDATGTPVAGSGNPATTYWTLEANYLPMQDLRFSLMYQAFTKLDGYTSGIPGYAGNTNPSDFNRLTGAIWWVF; encoded by the coding sequence ATGACTCTGATTCGCTATGCCCGTTGGCTGGCGGCCGGTCTCCTTGCCGGCGCGGCCTACCTCGGGCTGACCGCGCCTGCGCAGGCGATTCCGCTGTTCGCGCGCCAGACGGGGCACAACTGTGCCGCTTGTCACATCAGCTATCCCGAGCTGACCGCGTATGGCCGTGAATTCAAACTCAACGGTTACACCTTCGGCGAAGCCCAGCCGATCCCGCTGGCGTTCGCCATGATGGGCGAGTACGACACGATGCCGAGCGTCAAGTCCGGCGCCGGTGCGTCCTCGGCCGGACTGAATCACGCCCAGTTCGTTCAGTACAGCGTGTTCTTCGGCGGCCGGATCACCGACAACCTGGGCGTGTTCGGCCAGATGTCGGGCAGCGGCGCCGGAATGCCGGGAACCAGCAGTTTCAGCCCGACGGTCGACAACACGGAAGCGCGTTATGTTCATCGCTTCACCAACTCGGGTTCGCTGGAGCCGGAGGCGGTCCTGGGCGTGTACGTCAACAACGACTACACGATGCAGGACGTGTGGAACGCGGTTCCCGCATGGCGGTTCCCGTGGTTCCCCTACAGCAACTATCCGTCGCCGCTGGTGGGGCCGGGCATCCCCGGAACGTTCCTCGATAACTTCAGCGTTCCCGGAGCGACTGTTGGCATCGGTACGTATCTGTGGTGGCACAAGACCATCTATGCCGAATTCGCCCTGCGCCGCAACACCAACGGTGCTTTGAGCGAGTTCAACTGGGGAAATGGCGCCAATCCGGGCGGTCTTGCGACTACCGCCTCGACGAACCCCAACAATGTTGGCGGTTTCCAAGGAGAGGCTGTCGACAACTACGCGCCGTACTACCGCATCGCATATAGCCACGACTGGGGCTACAACTCGGTCGAAGCCGGCTTGTTCGGCACTGATGCGCGGACCTGCGTAATCCAGGTCACCGGCAGCAACGCGGCTTTTGGCAGTTCGACCTGCTCCACCGGGGCGACGCCGAACGCGTTCAACTACTACCGCGACATCGGCATCGACAGCCAGTACCAGTACAACAAAGGTGAGCCCTGGGTGTACACGGCTTCGGGTTCGTACATCATCGAGCACAGCAATCAGATTGCGAACGGCTTTGGTGACAGCACGCTCAAGGAGTTCAACGTTCGCGGCACGGCCTACTACAACCGGCAGTACGGTTTGACCGTGGGTTGGACGGACTTCACGGGCCAGAGCAGCGGCGGTGCGTATCAGTTCAATGATGCCACCGGTACCCCTGTGGCGGGCAGCGGAAATCCGGCGACCACGTACTGGACGCTGGAAGCGAACTATCTGCCGATGCAGGATTTGCGGTTCAGCCTCATGTACCAGGCGTTCACCAAGCTTGATGGCTACACGTCGGGCATCCCGGGTTATGCAGGAAACACCAACCCGTCCGACTTCAACCGTCTGACCGGCGCAATCTGGTGGGTGTTCTAA
- a CDS encoding putative GTPase yields the protein MAARALSSGTPAERKAVNISISMVNEFRKVGSNANDGSILAPFRPLRTATPGSAVAMFRALPLRVSHNCNN from the coding sequence GTGGCCGCCCGCGCCTTGTCCTCCGGAACCCCGGCGGAGCGCAAGGCGGTGAACATTTCCATTTCCATGGTCAACGAGTTCCGCAAGGTCGGCTCGAATGCGAACGACGGGTCGATTCTGGCACCGTTCCGGCCGCTCCGCACTGCCACCCCCGGGAGTGCGGTCGCAATGTTTCGCGCACTCCCCCTAAGGGTGTCGCACAACTGCAACAATTAA
- a CDS encoding putative uncharacterized protein (Precursor), giving the protein MYQKTSHALDFTIEGMRSQQFSEAVFAFLLVGIITFTVIIAIFWFSKNRPEKPKLGEKIMFLAIIVGVLLAVVFGALQMLGGILF; this is encoded by the coding sequence ATGTACCAAAAGACGTCCCACGCCCTCGATTTCACGATCGAAGGGATGCGCAGCCAGCAGTTCAGCGAAGCGGTCTTCGCGTTTCTGCTCGTCGGCATCATCACCTTCACCGTCATCATCGCCATTTTCTGGTTCAGCAAGAATCGGCCGGAAAAGCCGAAGTTGGGCGAGAAGATCATGTTTCTGGCGATCATCGTCGGCGTACTGCTGGCGGTGGTGTTCGGCGCCCTGCAGATGTTGGGCGGAATCCTTTTCTGA
- a CDS encoding cytochrome C oxidase subunit I has product MGNELTRQEREDFTWYTLLFVFACIVYSIIGFSWGAFMGGMKSFRDFVDYSAYGQKIVLAHTHVNLLGWVEMAIFGALYYVVPKLTNGRIYSVKLVKVHFWMHNIGLVGLVVFFTLAGMAPLITAANDPDVSSKVYHRMMALTGPFGTLVLLANIIWGYNLLRTAMGWRERMAK; this is encoded by the coding sequence ATGGGCAATGAGCTGACCCGGCAGGAGCGGGAGGATTTCACGTGGTACACGCTGTTGTTCGTGTTCGCGTGCATCGTGTACAGCATCATCGGATTCAGTTGGGGCGCGTTCATGGGCGGCATGAAGTCGTTTCGGGACTTCGTCGACTACTCCGCCTACGGACAGAAGATCGTGCTCGCGCATACGCACGTCAACCTGCTCGGCTGGGTGGAGATGGCGATCTTCGGCGCGCTCTACTACGTCGTGCCCAAGCTCACCAACGGCCGCATCTACAGCGTGAAGCTGGTCAAGGTGCACTTCTGGATGCATAACATCGGGCTGGTTGGGCTCGTGGTGTTCTTCACGCTGGCGGGAATGGCGCCGCTGATCACCGCGGCCAACGATCCGGACGTGTCGTCGAAGGTCTATCACCGCATGATGGCGCTGACCGGGCCGTTCGGGACGCTTGTGCTGCTCGCCAACATCATCTGGGGCTACAACCTTCTGCGCACCGCGATGGGCTGGCGGGAGCGGATGGCGAAGTAG
- a CDS encoding cytochrome c class I (Precursor) — protein sequence MRLGKRWTRFAPMSLVIAGALLTAGTAYADQPPVTADIAAGSNLFHNGKPGVSPCQSCHGPHGMGIDAMQTPRNQNLGYAYTVKQLVNFRSGARQDLTLGVMGVFAKQMTDQDIRNVAAYLNTIPDDWKDLSDLDALKAGGTAVGVAYKGMEIVRYGKPSRGITACQTCHQYDGRGAGPIYPRIAEQKYVYLVNMLHHWRAKERTNDPLGQMRAVASHLTDDDIINVATFLSHARITAIGDTYIPPNDSVLANVDVKR from the coding sequence ATGCGACTTGGTAAACGCTGGACTCGGTTCGCGCCGATGTCTCTGGTGATCGCCGGCGCCTTGCTGACTGCGGGCACGGCCTATGCCGATCAACCGCCGGTCACGGCCGACATCGCCGCGGGTAGCAATCTTTTCCATAACGGCAAGCCGGGTGTTTCGCCCTGCCAGAGCTGCCATGGACCGCACGGAATGGGTATCGACGCGATGCAGACGCCGCGGAATCAAAACCTCGGCTACGCATATACCGTCAAGCAGCTGGTGAATTTCCGTTCCGGCGCGCGTCAGGACCTGACCCTGGGCGTCATGGGTGTGTTCGCCAAGCAGATGACGGATCAGGACATTCGCAACGTCGCCGCCTACCTGAACACGATCCCGGACGACTGGAAGGACCTGTCGGATCTGGACGCGCTCAAGGCGGGCGGAACCGCAGTCGGGGTGGCGTACAAGGGGATGGAAATCGTGCGCTACGGCAAGCCCAGCCGCGGCATCACGGCCTGCCAGACCTGCCACCAGTATGACGGCCGGGGCGCCGGCCCGATCTATCCGCGGATCGCCGAGCAGAAGTACGTGTACCTCGTCAACATGCTGCATCACTGGCGTGCCAAGGAGCGTACCAACGACCCGCTGGGCCAGATGCGTGCCGTTGCGAGCCACCTGACCGACGACGACATCATCAACGTTGCGACCTTCCTGTCGCACGCGCGGATTACCGCGATCGGCGATACGTATATCCCGCCGAACGATTCCGTGCTGGCGAACGTGGACGTCAAGCGCTGA
- a CDS encoding cytochrome C oxidase mono-heme subunit/FixO — MAFREYKIGARMFGVALSSSMFITLVMPTMDMRQAIATDMALHKQLSAGWETGFNLQDPFLQGDNKPLTVTVHADPKTGAAINPPMTVYVYRPGVRMPNGVDHPVTLGENGGMLSVQLGHVKEANAAQGAVFTIGHGDVNGQQYAYIQDLTAIKGWTPEDVLSKAKDEDIAHIGAGKTLFVREQCWWCHTLLPEETQDWQYFGAPPALGDFNGESPTAFGSDRKAPDLLHVAARNSSREWLMMHFFNPRLVQPHSIMPRYDYLWGSVDANGNKIDYDAWRKAYLDYHEGRSPLPPDVPMYAKDSEIRSLIDFVLSLK, encoded by the coding sequence CGCGCTGTCCAGCTCCATGTTCATCACCTTGGTCATGCCCACGATGGACATGCGCCAGGCGATTGCGACGGACATGGCGCTTCATAAGCAGTTGTCCGCGGGTTGGGAGACCGGCTTCAACCTGCAGGATCCGTTCCTGCAGGGCGATAACAAGCCGCTGACGGTCACGGTTCATGCCGATCCGAAGACCGGAGCCGCGATCAACCCGCCGATGACGGTGTACGTGTACCGTCCCGGCGTGCGCATGCCGAACGGGGTCGATCACCCCGTGACGCTCGGCGAAAACGGCGGCATGCTGTCGGTGCAGCTGGGCCACGTCAAGGAAGCGAATGCCGCGCAAGGCGCGGTGTTCACGATCGGACACGGCGACGTGAACGGGCAGCAGTACGCCTACATCCAGGATCTCACCGCCATCAAGGGGTGGACTCCCGAGGACGTGCTGAGCAAGGCCAAGGACGAGGACATTGCCCACATCGGTGCGGGCAAGACGCTCTTCGTCCGCGAGCAGTGCTGGTGGTGCCACACCCTGCTTCCGGAAGAGACGCAGGATTGGCAATACTTCGGCGCGCCGCCGGCCCTGGGCGACTTCAACGGCGAGTCGCCGACGGCCTTCGGTTCCGACCGTAAGGCGCCCGACCTGCTGCACGTTGCCGCGCGCAACAGCTCGCGCGAGTGGCTGATGATGCACTTCTTCAACCCGCGCCTGGTGCAGCCGCACTCCATCATGCCCCGCTACGACTATCTGTGGGGCTCGGTGGACGCCAACGGCAACAAGATCGACTACGACGCGTGGCGGAAGGCATATCTGGACTACCACGAGGGCCGCAGCCCGCTGCCGCCGGACGTTCCGATGTATGCGAAGGATTCGGAGATCCGCTCGCTCATCGACTTCGTCCTGAGCCTGAAGTAA